One genomic segment of Bacteroides caccae includes these proteins:
- a CDS encoding tyrosine-type recombinase/integrase produces the protein MGRPKRLYPLGKYRLRTPKESDKNKAYPIELEYTWNRQIIRKTTNVFVKETDWNQNGNQGRGEIRVSYGSEYKRLNQLLLARVDRIDSMLAEYNEKHPNQITADIISGFLADKPLTRPDQGKDFVEFTLERLYSEYSRNKIGRSRYENGKSGMNIFQTFLRSTKQGTYRADSIYVGDITPELLDAYILWRREIKQNSDATINHSLTPILKACAYACEMGMLEPSVNARIQDMRIITKVSLSEEESEFDGKSLNKEQLLALLEYYKTCPEPRRREFLEIFFFAFHACGLRVVDVMTLQWGHINFEKKELRKIMIKTNKRHVIPLTEQAISILRQWQEKREGCKYVFNLVKEELDLDDAEALYKARNNATKCINQSLVVVGEQIGLPFNLSMHVARHSFAVFALNKGLSMTVVSRLLGHGSTDVTEKVYARFLPETLSSEVARLKDEFKTLEII, from the coding sequence ATGGGAAGACCGAAGAGATTATATCCGTTGGGCAAATATCGTCTCCGCACACCGAAGGAGTCTGACAAAAATAAAGCCTACCCTATTGAGTTGGAATATACTTGGAATAGGCAAATTATACGTAAGACAACAAATGTCTTTGTTAAGGAAACCGACTGGAATCAGAACGGCAATCAAGGTCGTGGAGAAATTCGTGTCAGTTATGGATCTGAGTACAAACGTCTCAATCAACTGTTGTTGGCACGTGTTGACCGGATTGACTCTATGCTTGCAGAGTATAATGAAAAGCATCCCAATCAAATCACTGCTGACATTATTTCGGGATTCCTTGCAGATAAGCCATTGACGCGCCCAGACCAAGGAAAAGATTTTGTTGAGTTCACATTGGAGCGTCTTTATTCAGAATACTCAAGAAACAAGATTGGCCGTAGTCGATATGAAAACGGTAAAAGCGGAATGAATATATTCCAAACCTTCCTTCGTTCCACGAAACAGGGTACATATCGTGCCGATTCTATCTATGTTGGCGATATCACTCCTGAATTATTGGATGCATATATTTTGTGGCGTAGAGAGATAAAGCAGAATAGTGATGCAACAATCAATCACTCTTTAACACCAATATTAAAAGCATGTGCTTACGCATGTGAGATGGGTATGCTGGAACCTTCTGTTAATGCAAGAATACAGGATATGCGTATTATTACTAAGGTATCTTTGTCGGAAGAGGAGAGTGAATTTGATGGGAAGAGCCTGAATAAAGAACAATTACTTGCTCTATTGGAATACTACAAAACCTGTCCTGAACCACGTAGGAGAGAGTTTTTAGAGATTTTTTTCTTTGCTTTCCATGCTTGTGGACTTCGTGTTGTGGATGTAATGACATTGCAATGGGGGCATATCAACTTTGAGAAGAAAGAGTTGAGAAAAATTATGATTAAGACAAACAAACGCCATGTTATTCCTCTTACAGAGCAAGCTATATCTATCTTAAGACAGTGGCAAGAAAAACGGGAAGGCTGCAAATATGTATTCAATCTTGTGAAAGAAGAATTAGACCTAGATGATGCTGAAGCCCTTTATAAAGCTCGCAATAATGCCACTAAATGCATCAATCAGTCACTTGTGGTAGTGGGCGAACAGATTGGGTTGCCGTTTAATTTGTCAATGCATGTAGCTAGACACTCATTTGCAGTGTTTGCATTAAACAAAGGGTTGTCAATGACTGTAGTAAGTCGCCTTTTAGGGCATGGCAGTACAGATGTTACAGAGAAAGTATATGCCAGATTTCTGCCTGAGACTCTTTCGTCCGAGGTGGCACGTTTAAAAGATGAATTTAAAACTCTAGAAATAATTTGA
- a CDS encoding DUF2795 domain-containing protein, with protein sequence MYWTLELASKLEDAPWPATKDELIDYAMRSGAPLEVIENLQEMEDEGEIYESIEDIWPDYPSKEDFFFNEEEY encoded by the coding sequence ATGTATTGGACATTGGAACTAGCATCAAAACTTGAAGATGCTCCCTGGCCGGCAACCAAGGACGAATTGATTGATTATGCCATGCGTTCGGGTGCTCCTCTTGAAGTTATTGAGAATCTCCAAGAGATGGAAGATGAGGGCGAGATCTATGAGAGTATCGAAGATATTTGGCCGGATTACCCTAGTAAGGAGGATTTTTTCTTTAACGAGGAGGAATATTAA
- a CDS encoding cob(I)yrinic acid a,c-diamide adenosyltransferase, translating into MKKSLVYTKTGDKGTTSLVGGSRVPKTHIRLEAYGTVDELNSNLGLLNTYLQNETDRNFILGIQHKLFAIGSHLATDQEKTQLKAASIISMEDVERIEREIDKLDEQLPELCAFIIPGGSRGAAICHVCRTVCRRAERRILALSETCTISPEVLAFVNRLSDYLFVLSRKMNFDEQNNEIFWDNSWK; encoded by the coding sequence ATGAAAAAGAGCCTTGTATATACAAAAACCGGAGACAAGGGAACAACAAGTCTTGTTGGTGGTAGTCGTGTTCCGAAGACCCACATTCGTTTGGAAGCTTATGGAACAGTGGACGAGCTTAATTCCAACTTGGGATTACTGAATACTTATTTGCAAAATGAGACTGACAGGAACTTTATTTTGGGCATACAACATAAGTTATTTGCTATCGGGTCGCATTTGGCTACCGATCAGGAAAAAACACAACTGAAAGCCGCCAGTATCATTTCAATGGAAGATGTGGAACGTATCGAGCGGGAGATTGATAAACTGGATGAACAATTACCGGAACTTTGTGCGTTTATTATTCCTGGAGGAAGTCGTGGAGCGGCCATCTGCCATGTTTGTCGTACCGTTTGCCGGAGAGCAGAAAGACGCATTCTGGCTTTGTCCGAAACTTGTACAATTTCCCCTGAAGTACTAGCTTTTGTCAACAGATTATCAGATTATTTGTTTGTTTTATCTCGGAAAATGAATTTTGATGAACAAAATAATGAAATATTTTGGGATAATAGTTGGAAATGA
- a CDS encoding energy transducer TonB, with the protein MEAKKSKKATIENQRGSWLLMGLVVALAFMFVSFEWTQHDVRVAALSSDDESIFVTELVPITFPDEKLEPPPPPENKIVEILEIVKNDIEVADNVSTVGEDMDATHKIVWIPPVVETEVVDEDVIVDVAEIMPEFPGGTAALMKYLGTNIKYPTISQEMGSAGRVIVQFVVDKDGSISNPEVVRGVDAYLDKEAIRVISSMPKWRPGVQNGKKVRVKYTVPVVFRLQ; encoded by the coding sequence ATGGAAGCCAAGAAATCAAAAAAGGCTACAATCGAGAATCAACGGGGTTCTTGGTTGTTGATGGGTTTGGTTGTTGCGCTTGCCTTCATGTTCGTTTCGTTCGAATGGACACAACATGATGTCAGGGTTGCAGCACTATCATCAGATGATGAATCCATCTTTGTTACAGAGTTAGTTCCGATCACATTCCCAGATGAGAAACTGGAACCGCCTCCACCTCCCGAAAATAAGATCGTAGAAATATTAGAAATAGTAAAGAATGATATAGAGGTAGCGGATAATGTTTCTACAGTTGGAGAGGATATGGACGCAACTCATAAGATTGTCTGGATACCGCCAGTGGTGGAAACGGAAGTGGTTGATGAAGACGTTATTGTTGATGTTGCAGAAATCATGCCTGAGTTTCCCGGAGGTACGGCTGCTTTGATGAAATATTTGGGTACAAATATCAAGTATCCGACTATTTCTCAGGAAATGGGTTCAGCGGGAAGAGTGATTGTCCAATTTGTTGTTGACAAAGATGGATCAATTTCAAATCCCGAAGTGGTACGAGGGGTAGATGCATATTTGGATAAAGAAGCTATCCGTGTGATAAGTTCTATGCCAAAATGGAGGCCCGGAGTACAGAATGGTAAGAAAGTTCGAGTAAAATATACCGTTCCTGTAGTATTCAGGTTACAGTAG